Proteins co-encoded in one Papaver somniferum cultivar HN1 chromosome 5, ASM357369v1, whole genome shotgun sequence genomic window:
- the LOC113277868 gene encoding rapid alkalinization factor-like codes for MTESFSKRKKIYLTIIFLQTHFLSTMGIVYIDGLGTTAAEGIYHHHQNELTMVKKACIGNRGLCFWESGYEVKRNIEESDEEMEMDSEISRRVLMMQKKFISYETLKKDVIPCAQPGASYYNCHGHEANPYNRGCEVTTGCLRRGGHM; via the coding sequence ATGACTGAATCCTTCTCAAAGAGGAAGAAGATCTACTTAACTATAATTTTCTTACAAACCCATTTCTTATCTACAATGGGTATTGTTTATATTGATGGTTTGGGCACTACAGCAGCAGAAGGTATCtaccatcatcatcaaaatgagttgacaATGGTGAAAAAAGCTTGCATAGGGAACAGGGGACTCTGTTTTTGGGAGTCAGGGTATGAAGTTAAGAGAAACATTGAGGAAAGTGATGAAGAAATGGAGATGGATTCAGAGATAAGCAGAAGAGTTTTGATGATGCAGAAGAAGTTTATAAGTTATGAGACATTGAAGAAAGATGTGATTCCGTGTGCTCAACCAGGTGCTTCTTATTATAATTGTCATGGTCATGAAGCAAACCCTTACAACAGAGGATGTGAAGTCACAACAGGTTGTCTAAGAAGAGGTGGTCATATGTGA
- the LOC113279692 gene encoding F-box protein At3g07870-like: MEYLSSEIIIDILSRLPVETVLICKLVCQEWLVLLRCTYFSNMHSRLHLLQLDHVNNKYLCDSKDSVKFELGFHILLAITHVDKKDKKRKVELYYGDYVDGNICCSKFKRLNHPPCTALYSSVIGSCHGLVCMTGERQDPVHIFNPLTGEQVDLPIFEKDNDPSRIMKAGFGYVPSKNEYKVVRVFYPANLMAMGQVQVYTLGDGNGWRDQGEINYELFPSSGVFADGAIHWIHLERQKIVSFDLEDEVFRYLPLPPLLSCANYHTRLVVLRGCVSLVQGSIPPTYEIEVWSLRQKFWVWEFKLVPTAYGYDPFAVTKNGEVLLSHYKKILSIYNPNIKALNILLRRDNINVNSSRVQAVLHMNSFVSLKAIGEKETKTRRQLR; this comes from the coding sequence ATGGAGTATTTATCGTCAGAGATTATCATAGACATACTATCTAGATTACCAGTTGAGACTGTATTGATATGCAAACTTGTGTGCCAAGAATGGTTAGTTTTACTCCGTTGTACCTATTTTTCTAATATGCACAGTCGTCTTCACTTACTGCAACTTGATCATGTAAACAACAAGTACTTGTGCGATTCTAAAGATAGTGTTAAGTTTGAGTTAGGGTTTCATATCCTTTTGGCAATAACTCATGTAGACAAGAAGGACAAGAAGAGGAAAGTTGAACTTTACTATGGAGACTATGTTGATGGTAACATCTGCTGCTCAAAATTTAAAAGGCTCAACCATCCTCCGTGCACTGCGCTGTATAGTTCTGTAATTGGCTCGTGTCACGGTTTGGTTTGTATGACTGGTGAGCGCCAAGATCCTGTCCACATCTTTAATCCCTTAACGGGAGAACAAGTTGATCTTCCCATATTCGAAAAAGATAATGATCCGTCAAGAATAATGAAAGCTGGGTTCGGTTACGTTCCTTCAAAGAACGAGTACAAGGTAGTTAGAGTCTTCTACCCTGCTAACTTAATGGCCATGGGTCAAGTCCAAGTTTATACGCTTGGTGATGGTAATGGGTGGAGAGACCAAGGAGAAATCAATTATGAGTTGTTTCCATCGTCTGGTGTTTTTGCTGATGGAGCAATTCACTGGATACACCTCGAAAGACAGAAGATTGTTTcgtttgatttggaagatgaggtGTTTCGATATCTCCCACTTCCGCCCCTTCTTTCTTGTGCAAATTATCATACAAGACTCGTGGTGTTGAGAGGGTGCGTTTCTTTAGTGCAAGGGAGTATTCCTCCTACTTATGAGATTGAGGTATGGTCATTGAGGCAGAAATTTTGGGTCTGGGAGTTTAAACTTGTACCTACAGCCTACGGATATGACCCCTTTGCCGTTACAAAGAACGGTGAAGTTCTGTTATCGCATTACAAAAAGATTCTTTCAATTTACAATCCTAATATTAAAGCATTAAACATTCTTCTCCGCCGTGACAATATCAATGTTAACAGTAGCAGAGTTCAAGCGGTTCTTCACATGAATAGCTTTGTTTCTTTGAAAGCTATTGGAGAAAAGGAGACTAAAACTAGAAGACAACTACGATAA